The Tropicibacter oceani DNA segment GCCAGCGACAGGACAACAAGGGCGGCAAGGCCGCGCCGCAGGGGGCGCCAGGGAAACCGGGGCATCCTGTCGATATGGGGGCGGGCGTTTTTCGTGCAAGGGGGTCATGCGCCTGTCACATGACGCGGGGATAGTGCGTTTCAGCCTTTGACTCTCGCCCCATGGTGGAGTCACCCTGTGCCCATAGAAGAAAATACCGACAGAGAGGTTCACCATGTCTTATCGTCTGATGACCGGCGCTGCCGCCCTTGCCCTGATGGCCGGGCAGGCCTACGCCGACTATTCCCTGACCATCCTGCACACCAACGATTTCCACGCCCGGTTCGAACCGATCAGCAAATACGATTCGGGTTGTTCGGCCGAGGACAACACCGAGGGCAAATGCTTTGGCGGCTCGGCCCGCCTGCAGACCGCCATTTCCGAGGCCAAGGCCCGCACCAACAACCACATCCTTGTGGATGGCGGCGACCAGTTCCAGGGCACGCTGTTCTATACCTATTACAAGGGCAAGCTGGCCGCCGAGATGATGAACCAGATGGGCTATGACGCGATGACCGTGGGCAACCACGAATTCGACGATGGCCCCGAGGTGCTGCGCGGTTTCATCGACGCGGTGGAATTCCCGGTGCTGATGTCCAACGCCGATGTCTCGGGCGAAGAGCTGTTGGCCGATGTGCTGATGAAATCGACGGTGATCGAGCGCGGCGGCGAAAAGCTGGGCCTGATCGGCCTGACCCCGCAGGACACCGATGAATTGGCCAGCCCCGGCAAGAACATCATCTTTACCGATCCCTCCGAGGCGGTGCAGGGCGAGGTCGACAAGCTGACCGAAATGGGCGTGAACAAGATCATCGTGCTGTCGCACTCGGGTCTGAACGTCGACACCCGCGTGGCTGAAAACACCACTGGCGTGGATGTCATCGTCGGCGGTCACGACAACTCGCTTTTGTCCAACACCATCGAAGGCGCCAAGGGCCCGTACCCGATCATGATCGGCGATACCGCCATCGTGCAGGCCTATGCCTATGGCAAGTTCCTGGGCGAGCTGAACGTGACCTTTGACGACAACGGCGTGATCACCGAAGCCAAGGGCGAACCGATCCTGCTGGACGGGTCGGTCGTCGAGGAAGAGGCCACCAAGGCCCGCATCGCCGAGGCCGCCGTGCCGCTGGAGGAAATCCGCAACAAGGTCGTGGCCGAGGCCGCCGAAGCCATCGAAGGCAACCGCGACGTCTGCCGCGCCATGGAATGTTCGATGGGCAACCTTGTGGCCGACGCCATGCTTGACCGGGTCAAGGATCAGGGCATCGAAATCGCCATTGCCAACTCGGGCGGGCTACGTGCCTCGATCGACGCGGGCGAGGTGACCATGGGCGAAGTGCTGACGGTGCTGCCCTTCCAGAACACGCTGTCGACCTTTCAGGTCACTGGCGCGGTCGTGGTCGAAGCGCTGGAAAACGGCGTGAGCCAGGTCGAAGAGGGCGCAGGCCGCTTCCCGCAAGTCGCGGGCATGACCTTTGCCTTTGACCCCAAGGCCGAGGCCGGCAGCCGGGTGTCGGACGTGATGGTGGGCGGTGCCCCCATCGAAATGGACAAGCTGTACGGCGTTGTGTCGAACAACTATGTCCGCAACGGCGGCGACGGGTTCAAGATGTTCGTCGATGCGCAGAACGCCTATGACTTTGGTCCCGATCTGGCCGACGTCACGGCGGAATACATCGCCAAGAACGCGCCCTATGCGCCCTATACCGATGGCCGCATCAAGATCGCTGAATAATCCGGTCTGACGGATTTGGCGGCGCCGGGAGCTTTCCGGCGCCGCTTTTTTTGGCCTGTGCCCACTGGTTCAGGACGCGCCGCTCTGGCAGACTGGCGATCATGGACCACCCGCTGATTGACCTTATCAACGCCAGGATTCAGGCCGCCGAGGCCGAGGGCGCCTTTGACAACCTGACCGGGGCGGGCAAACCGTTGCCGCCCTGCGACGATCCGCAGAACGCCGTGCTCAATCGCATCCTCAAGGACAATGGCGCGGTGCCAGAGTTCGTTTCGCTGTCGCGCGAACTGGCCCGCCTGCGCGACCAATTGCGCGACACCACCGACCGCACCGATCGCCGCGCGCTGATCCGCGACATGTCCCTGCTCGAAGCCAGGATCGAGATCGCCCGCAAGCGCGGCTGACCCGGCTCTGGCTTGGCCTTGGGCGCGCGCCGTGCCACTGTGCCGGTCAAAGCAGTTTGTGAAAGCCCCGGCATGGTCTCGACCCGCGAGCAATATGAAACCTACCCCTATCCCGAACGCGATCCGGCGGACGAGGCCAAGCGCCTGATCACCGGCTCGCCCTCGCATCCTTTGGAAATCGACCATCACCTGTTTGGCGGTGCGCGCGACTGGTCGCAGCCCCTGCGCGCGCTGGTGGCGGGGGGCGGCACCGGCGACGGGTTGATCCAGCTGGCGCAGGTTCTGACCAATGCGGGCGCGCCCTTTGACATCACCTATGTCGATCTGTCCACCGCTTCGCGCGCGGTGGCCGAGGCGCGGGCGCAGGCGCGCGGGCTGACGGGCATCCGGTTTCACACCGGGTCGTTGCTGGATGCGCCTGACTATGGCCAGTTCGATTATATCGACTGCTGCGGTGTGCTGCACCACCTGCCGCAACCCGAAGAGGGGTTCAAGGCCCTGCGCGCGGCGCTGGCGCCCGGTGGCGGGCTGGGCTTCATGGTTTATGCGCCTTATGGCCGGTCCGGGGTCTATCCGCTGCAAGAGGCCTTTGGCGCCTTGTTCGACGGGGTGGATGCCGAAACCCGGCTGCGTCAGGCCCGGGACATCGTCGCCGCCCTTCCAAAGGGCCATCCCTTTGCGACGAACCCTAACCTGGGCGATCACACCCAAAGCGATGCGGGGTTTTACGACCTGCTGCTGCACGGGCAGGACCGGTCCTATGACATTCCGCAACTGCTGGACGTTCTGGACCAGACCGGTTGGCGTTTGCAGGGCTTTCCCACCCCCGCGCTGTACGATCTGTCGCGCATCGCCCCGCGCCCTGGCGGCTTGAGCGACGCCAAGGCCATGGAAGTGGCCGAAAAGCTGCACGGCACGCTCAAGATGCACATCGCCTATGCGGTGCCGGCCGGGGACACCCGCAAGCCCGCCAAGGGCAGCAACCGGCAGTTGGTTCCGCATCTGCGCGGCGTGCAGCCAAGGGCGCTGGCGCAGGCCGTGGCGCAGGGCAAACCGATCCCCGTTACGCTGCCCGAACTTCGCACCACGCTGCGCCTGCCGCGCGAGGCCGCCGCGCTGATCGCCGGGATCGACGGCAAACGCACGCTGGCGCAGATCGCCCAGGGCGCGCGGCTGGACCCGCTGGCCTTTGGCGCACAGTGGAGCAAGCTGGAGCGCGATTTGGTCGACTGGGGGCTGCTGCTGTATTCCAACCTCGGGCGCAAGGGCTAGGCGCATGTGCGGACGCTTTGCCATCACCCTGCCGCCTGACGCCATGGCACAATTGTTCAGCGCGGTGCCTGCCAACGATCTGCCGCCGGTGCCCAACTACAACGTCTGCCCGACCAACCAGGTCCACGTGGTGCGCAGCGAAGAGGGGCAAAGGCGGCTGGGGGCGATGCGTTGGGGGTTCTTGCCGCATTGGTACAAGGCGACCAACGGTGGCCCGCTGCTGATCAACGCCCGTGCCGAAACCATCGCCGAAAAACCGGCGTTCAAGGCCGCCTGCCGCGAAAGGCGCTGCCTGATCCCGGTCACGGGGTTCTACGAATGGACCAAGGACGAGGCGGGCAACCGCCTGCCGTGGTACATCCACGCGGCGGATGGCGGCCCGCTGGTTTTTGCCGGGGTCTGGCAGGACTGGGCGCAGGGCGAGGAGCGCCATCGCACCTGCGCCATCGTCACCACCGGGGCAAATGACCAGATTTCAAAGATCCACCACCGCATGCCGGTGATCCTGGACAAGAATGATTGGGGAAAATGGCTGGGCGAAGAAGGGCACGGCGCGGCCACCTTGATGCACGCCCCGCCCGAAGCGGTGCTGGCGCTGCACCGGGTCGGGACCGAGGTGAATTCCAACCGCGCCAGCGGTGCGCAGCTGATCGACCCCATCGCGCCCTAGCGCCGCGCATGGGCCAATCCGGCGCAGATCGCATTGCACGGGCAGATGGGCAAACCAGTTGCTTGACGTCGCCGCCGGGCTGTCATAATTCATGACGCGTCGCGGGCGTTGTGTAATGGTAAGACCCTTGCCTTCCAAGCAAGAGACGCGGGTTCGATTCCCGCCGCCCGCTCCAAAAACCCCCCTTTGCATCCCCCTTGCGGCAATTCCGGCGCTTGACCCGCGCGTCTGGCATGGCAAAAGGCCCTGTGAAAGATCCAAGGAGACGGCATGGCCCGCGGTACAAGCAAGCAGACGAATGGCGAAGAAGAGCGTGAAAAGTCGCGCAAGCTGGGATCGCTTTCGGCGCTGTGGCCTTTTCTGACGCCCTACAAGGGCTTGATGATCGCATCGGTGCTGGCGCTGATGGCCACGGCGGCGATTTCGCTGACCCTGCCGATGGCGGTGCGCCGCGTGGTCGACAACTTCAACGTCGAGGACGGCGCCCTGCTGGACCGCTATTTCGCCGCCGCGCTGGGCTTTGCCGGCCTTCTCGCGCTGGGGACGGCGCTGCGCTATGCGCTGGTGACGCGGCTGGGCGAACGGGTGGTGGCCGATATCCGCATGGCCGTGTTTGACCGGGCCATCGCGCTGTCGCCAGCCTTTTACGAAAAGATCATGACCGGAGAGGTGCTGAGCCGCATCACCACCGACACGACGCTGATCCAATCGGTCATCGGCTCGTCGATCTCGATCGCGCTGCGCAACATCCTGTTGTTCTTTGGCGGCCTGCTGCTGATGTCGCTGACCTCGGCCAAGCTGACGGGGCTTGTGCTGCTGCTGGTGCCGATCGTCGTGGTGCCGATCCTGACGCTGGGCCGCCGCCTGCGCAAGTTGAGCCGCGAGAACCAGGACTGGATCGCGGTATCGTCGGGCAATGCGTCCGAGGCGCTGAGCAGCGTGCAGACCGTGCAGGCCTATACCCACGAATCCCTGTCGCGCGAAGCCTTTGCGGATGTGACCGAGAAAAGCTTTGACGCGGCGCGCCGCCGGATCTGGACGCGGGCGCTGATGACGGCAATCGTGATCTTCCTTGTCTTTACCGGGATCGTCGGCGTGCTTTGGGTTGGCGCCTGGGACGTGCGGGCCGATCAGATGACGCCCGGCGCGCTGATCCAGTTCGTGGTCTATTCGGTCATGGTGGCGGGGGCCGTGGGGGCGCTGTCCGAAGTCTTTGGCGAGCTTCAGCGCGCCGCCGGCGCGACCGAGCGGCTGGTCGAGTTGCTGGAAGCCACCGACACGGTCAAGGACCCGGCCCGGCCTGCTGCGCTGCCTGAACCGGTGCGTGGCGAAATCGTCTTTGACGCGGTGTCGTTCAACTATCCGGCGCGCCCGGAGATTCCGGCGCTGGACCATGTCGACCTGACCATCGCGCCGGGCGAAACCGTGGCGCTGGTCGGCCCGTCGGGGGCGGGCAAGACGACAATCATCCAGCTGATCCAGCGGTTCTATGACCCGATCAGCGGGGCCGTGCGCCTGGATGGCGTGGCGTTGCCGGACATGACCCGCGCCGATTTCCGCCGTCATATCGCGCTGGTGCCGCAGGACCCGGTGATCTTTGCCGCCTCGGCCAAGGACAACATCCGGTTCGGGCGTCCCGACGCCAGCGACGCCGAGATCGAGGCCGCCGCCCGTGCCGCCGCCGCGCATGATTTCCTGAATGCGCTGCCCGAAGGCTATGACACCTGGCTGGGGGAACGCGGCGTGATGCTGTCGGGCGGACAAAAACAGCGCGTGGCGATTGCCCGCGCCATCCTGCGCGACGCGCCGGTGCTGCTGCTGGACGAGGCGACCAGCGCGCTGGACGCCGAAAGCGAACGGGCTGTGCAGGCGGCCGTCGACAAGCTGGCCGAAGGGCGCACGACCATCATCGTGGCGCACCGCCTGGCCACCGTGAAAAAGGCCGATCGCATCATCGTCATGGAACACGGGCGCATTGTCGCGACA contains these protein-coding regions:
- a CDS encoding bifunctional metallophosphatase/5'-nucleotidase; amino-acid sequence: MSYRLMTGAAALALMAGQAYADYSLTILHTNDFHARFEPISKYDSGCSAEDNTEGKCFGGSARLQTAISEAKARTNNHILVDGGDQFQGTLFYTYYKGKLAAEMMNQMGYDAMTVGNHEFDDGPEVLRGFIDAVEFPVLMSNADVSGEELLADVLMKSTVIERGGEKLGLIGLTPQDTDELASPGKNIIFTDPSEAVQGEVDKLTEMGVNKIIVLSHSGLNVDTRVAENTTGVDVIVGGHDNSLLSNTIEGAKGPYPIMIGDTAIVQAYAYGKFLGELNVTFDDNGVITEAKGEPILLDGSVVEEEATKARIAEAAVPLEEIRNKVVAEAAEAIEGNRDVCRAMECSMGNLVADAMLDRVKDQGIEIAIANSGGLRASIDAGEVTMGEVLTVLPFQNTLSTFQVTGAVVVEALENGVSQVEEGAGRFPQVAGMTFAFDPKAEAGSRVSDVMVGGAPIEMDKLYGVVSNNYVRNGGDGFKMFVDAQNAYDFGPDLADVTAEYIAKNAPYAPYTDGRIKIAE
- a CDS encoding DnaJ family domain-containing protein — protein: MDHPLIDLINARIQAAEAEGAFDNLTGAGKPLPPCDDPQNAVLNRILKDNGAVPEFVSLSRELARLRDQLRDTTDRTDRRALIRDMSLLEARIEIARKRG
- a CDS encoding class I SAM-dependent methyltransferase — encoded protein: MVSTREQYETYPYPERDPADEAKRLITGSPSHPLEIDHHLFGGARDWSQPLRALVAGGGTGDGLIQLAQVLTNAGAPFDITYVDLSTASRAVAEARAQARGLTGIRFHTGSLLDAPDYGQFDYIDCCGVLHHLPQPEEGFKALRAALAPGGGLGFMVYAPYGRSGVYPLQEAFGALFDGVDAETRLRQARDIVAALPKGHPFATNPNLGDHTQSDAGFYDLLLHGQDRSYDIPQLLDVLDQTGWRLQGFPTPALYDLSRIAPRPGGLSDAKAMEVAEKLHGTLKMHIAYAVPAGDTRKPAKGSNRQLVPHLRGVQPRALAQAVAQGKPIPVTLPELRTTLRLPREAAALIAGIDGKRTLAQIAQGARLDPLAFGAQWSKLERDLVDWGLLLYSNLGRKG
- a CDS encoding SOS response-associated peptidase, which translates into the protein MCGRFAITLPPDAMAQLFSAVPANDLPPVPNYNVCPTNQVHVVRSEEGQRRLGAMRWGFLPHWYKATNGGPLLINARAETIAEKPAFKAACRERRCLIPVTGFYEWTKDEAGNRLPWYIHAADGGPLVFAGVWQDWAQGEERHRTCAIVTTGANDQISKIHHRMPVILDKNDWGKWLGEEGHGAATLMHAPPEAVLALHRVGTEVNSNRASGAQLIDPIAP
- a CDS encoding ABC transporter transmembrane domain-containing protein translates to MARGTSKQTNGEEEREKSRKLGSLSALWPFLTPYKGLMIASVLALMATAAISLTLPMAVRRVVDNFNVEDGALLDRYFAAALGFAGLLALGTALRYALVTRLGERVVADIRMAVFDRAIALSPAFYEKIMTGEVLSRITTDTTLIQSVIGSSISIALRNILLFFGGLLLMSLTSAKLTGLVLLLVPIVVVPILTLGRRLRKLSRENQDWIAVSSGNASEALSSVQTVQAYTHESLSREAFADVTEKSFDAARRRIWTRALMTAIVIFLVFTGIVGVLWVGAWDVRADQMTPGALIQFVVYSVMVAGAVGALSEVFGELQRAAGATERLVELLEATDTVKDPARPAALPEPVRGEIVFDAVSFNYPARPEIPALDHVDLTIAPGETVALVGPSGAGKTTIIQLIQRFYDPISGAVRLDGVALPDMTRADFRRHIALVPQDPVIFAASAKDNIRFGRPDASDAEIEAAARAAAAHDFLNALPEGYDTWLGERGVMLSGGQKQRVAIARAILRDAPVLLLDEATSALDAESERAVQAAVDKLAEGRTTIIVAHRLATVKKADRIIVMEHGRIVATGGHDALVAEGGLYARLARLQFTDGVAAE